The proteins below come from a single Papaver somniferum cultivar HN1 chromosome 11, ASM357369v1, whole genome shotgun sequence genomic window:
- the LOC113321409 gene encoding dynamin-related protein 1C translates to MASLESLIGLVNRIQRACTVLGDHGGEGMSLWEALPSVAVVGGQSSGKSSVLESIVGRDFLPRGSGIVTRRPLVLQLHKLDKGQTEYAEFLHAPRKKFTDFAAVRREISDETDRITGKSKQISNIPIHLSIYSPNVVNLTLIDLPGMTKVAVEGQHESIVEDIDNMVRSYVEKPNCIILAISPANQDIATSDAIKLAKQVDPSGERTFGVLTKLDLMDKGTNALDVLEGRSLRLQHPWVGIVNRSQADINKNVDMVAARRREQEYFESSPDYGHLANKMGSEYLAKLLSKHLEVVIRQRIPSIIALINKTIDELESELDRLGRPIGVDAGAQLYTILEMCRAFDRVFREHLDGGRAGGDRIYLVFDNQLPAALKKLPFDRHLSLQNVRKVVSEADGYQPHLIAPEQGYRRLIDGSLSFFKGPAEASVDAVHFVLKELVRKSIAETQELKRFPTLQSDIAAAANEALERFRDDSRKTVLRLVEMESSYLTVEFFRKLPMEPEKGGPTPNTAPTSDRYSENHLRRIGSNVSAYIGMVCDTLKHSIPKAVVYCQVREAKRSLLNYFYTQIGKREKKQLGAMLDEDPQLMEKREGIAKKLKLYKSARDEIDSVAWK, encoded by the exons ATGGCATCTTTAGAAAGTTTGATTGGAttggtgaatagaatccaaaGAGCTTGTACAGTATTAGGTGATCATGGTGGTGAAGGAATGTCTTTATGGGAAGCTCTTCCTTCTGTTGCCGTCGTTGGTGGCCAG AGTTCAGGAAAATCTTCTGTGTTAGAAAGCATTGTTGGAAGGGATTTCTTACCTCGAGGATCTG GTATTGTGACGAGGCGACCTTTGGTATTGCAACTACACAAGCTAGATAAAGGGCAGACGGAATATGCTGAGTTTCTTCACGCGCCTAGGAAGAAGTTCACTGATTTTG CCGCCGTGCGTAGGGAGATCTCGGATGAGACTGATCGTATTACTGGAAAATCAAAGCAGATCTCTAACATTCCAATTCATCTCAGCATCTATTCACCAAATG TGGTCAACTTGACACTAATAGATCTTCCTGGGATGACAAAGGTTGCCGTAG AGGGACAACATGAAAGCATTGTTGAGGATATTGATAACATGGTCCGCTCTTATGTTGAGAAG CCTAATTGCATTATATTGGCCATTTCTCCTGCTAATCAAGATATCGCTACTTCAGATGCCATAAAGCTTGCAAAACAAGTTGATCCTTCAG GTGAAAGGACGTTTGGGGTGTTAACAAAGCTAGATCTTATGGACAAGGGTACCAATGCTCTTGAT gttcttgaaggaagaTCTCTTAGGCTGCAACATCCTTGGGTTGGAATTGTTAACCGTTCACAAGCTGATATCAATAAGAATGTTGACATGGTTGCTGCTCGACGTAGGGAACAAGAATACTTCGAAAGTAGCCCTGATTATGGTCACCTGGCAAATAAAATGGGCTCAGAGTATCTAGCGAAACTTCTATCTAAG CATCTGGAGGTTGTGATCAGGCAGCGGATACCAAGTATCATTGCTTTAATTAATAAAACAATTGATGAGCTTGAATCAGAGCTGGACCGTCTCGGTAGGCCTATTGGAGTAGATGCAGGG GCTCAGCTGTACACAATTTTAGAAATGTGCCGTGCATTTGACCGTGTTTTTAGAGAACACCTTGATGGAGG GCGAGCTGGTGGAGATCGGATATATTTGGTTTTTGACAACCAATTACCAGCTGCTCTGAAAAAGCTCCCTTTTGATCGCCATCTTTCTCTACAGAATGTCCGAAAAGTCGTATCAGAGGCAGATGGTTATCAACCACATTTAATTGCCCCAGAACAAGGATACAGAAGACTAATTGATGGCTCTCTCAGTTTCTTTAAAGGACCAGCTGAAGCCTCAGTCGACGCA GTTCACTTTGTCTTAAAAGAACTTGTTCGAAAGTCTATAGCAGAGACTCAG GAGTTGAAGCGGTTCCCAACACTTCAATCTGATATAGCAGCAGCTGCTAATGAAGCTTTGGAAAGATTTCGAGATGATAGCCGGAAAACAGTTTTGCGGTTGGTGGAAATGGAATCGAGTTACTTGACTGTTGAATTTTTCCGGAAGCTCCCTATGGAACCAGAGAAAGGCGGACCAACTCCCAATACTGCCCCAACTAGCGACCGGTACTCGGAGAACCACCTTCGAAGAATTG gatcaaaTGTGTCGGCATATATTGGCATGGTTTGTGATACACTGAAACACTCCATCCCGAAGGCTGTTGTTTACTGTCAAGTCCGAGAAGCCAAACGTTCATTGCTCAATTACTTTTATACTCAAATTGGGAAGAGGGAG AAAAAACAACTTGGTGCAATGTTAGACGAAGACCCCCAGCTCATGGAGAAAAGGGAAGGAATTGCTAAAAAGCTCAAGCTATATAAATCAGCAAGAGATGAGATAGATTCAGTGGCATGGAAATGA